One Magnolia sinica isolate HGM2019 chromosome 2, MsV1, whole genome shotgun sequence genomic window, aatttgtgaaataggcataagatctccctgatctctacaagtggatcctctgaatccctagttccctttctctgaattccttaaagttttaaatagttattccacaattatttcctaaattctatttggcttagatcacatcttagtctagttctagttctacttggtttcagataacgtacaggtatcagtccctgtggattcgacctcggacttaccgactctgttgagctcatgatagtccacacagagccgcaacgagccatccttcttcttcataaacaataccggggctccccaaggcgaactgctgggacgaatgaaacctaactctcaGAGCTCATCTAACTGCTCGTGTTGTTCCCTCAACTCCattggtgccatccggtagggggccttcgagataggcgtggtaccgggtaccaaatcaatctgaaactccacctgTCGATGAGGCGGCAAACCCGAGATCTCCTAGAACATATTCAGGTACTCACAGACAACTGGTAGCTGCTCAATACACCCTGTCACAGAATCCTTGACGAcagaagccaagaaactagataatggctctcctctgggcttgacGACGAACAAAAACACTAGCAAGCCGGGAATGTGAAACATGACTATCCTCGCCGAACAGTCCAAGATGGTACAATACTCCGCAAGCCAGTTCATACCCAGAATAACGTCAACGCCtgtcatcggcatcacgaacagatcgacAGGAAGGAACATCTTGCCCACTAACACTAGGCAAGACGGGTAGCGACGGGTCAACACGACAGACTTCCTCATGGGAGTCGAAATTGCTaaggcctcagacacggactcTGACGGAATACCGGTGGATTGGCAGAACTGCTCAGCCATGAAAGAATGGGAGGTAccaaaatcaaacaaaacatggacaacgcaagcagaaacaagaagaataccctcaatgactccactggtcgatgactgcgggtcctggcctgatGCTTGCTACGCAGGATAAAATCAGCCCTGAGCTAGTAAGGGGAGCAAACCGAAAGACTGTGGatcctgagtctgtgcctgctgaGCTGCAATACACACCTGACCCAGGGACTGAacatacggatatcccctctactgctgctgctgctgctgctgtatttGCTGGGGAGGTCTACCTGGCTGCCTTTGCTGCTGAGGAagagccctaggagcggcggcTGGAAGCTGCgctcgctgctgctgctgaggaggaggacgaggaggaggcaactgcagtGGCCTCTACTGCTGTATGGGAGAGGGCAATCATACCTCTGATGCCCGGCCTATCCACAACCAAAGCAAACACCAGAAAAGGGTCGAAAGATGAAGTGGCTGGCgtactgatgatgatgatgaagctgctgACTGAGCCGCATGCTGTCTAAACtctgatctgcccctccatctctgctgacgTTGCTGCCTGGAATTGTTggctggtgctctcctcttccggtTTCCACctgaactctgctctctcgatctctgggtcatagcccagtcctccttaTAAACCAACGCCCGATGGACAACCTGATCGAACGTCTCCAAATAATGTCCCACCACACGGCTACGAAGGACAAGACGCAAGTCAGTCACAAAatgacgagccctcatcttctcatcattAGTGAGATGAAGAGCAAACCTAGAGAAGGCCAAGAAACTGGCCTCATACTGTGACACTGACATATCACCCTGAACTAGGGTCTTAAATTCGATCGCCCTTTGAATCtgaacatgctcgggaaagaattaCTGGTCAACACGAATCACAAATTCCTCTTAGGTCCAAACAAAATCTAGCCCAGCCATCCTAGATACAGACGACCActaatgacgggcctcaccctgaagaagataagtTGCAAGGGAAACTCTCTGATCAGCTGGACACTGCATAGTGTTGAAAATCATCGCAATCTCACTGCACCATGCGTCAGCGGCAGATGGGTTGGGCTCACCCCTGCATCTCAAAGGGTCATGCTGTCTAAACTCTCTGAAAATAGCACTAGCGCACGACAAACCACTCTGATCGGAAACTGGAGCGGCTACAGGCTGACGAGTAGGTTGGCCGAACCAAATGTCGAACTGGCCTAACTTGGGTGTAATTTACATAAAATATGATCATCGTTATGCATATGTGAAAAACacctaacttatggtcaatctagggttataACACCTGATGGTTaactcatacgaagtgttctaATCTTCGAACCATGAATGATCTtgacttgagatgttgagtcttcttttCAGATGCTTGATCAAGTTGATAACGCCTCTTCCATAGAGCTTGTGATCTTTATATGACtaagaaatttgacaaactactatatgcttgagtataagcacttacacaaCACACTAATTCAATCCATTGACTATCCTTGAGGCTTGCAGAGGACCCTCATTGGCCAGCCAATCAGACTTTTAAGGCTTGCAGGGTTTACTAAAGGTGGACTTATCAGAAGGGGGCGCATTTTGAGTTATTGAGGGATCATACCGATTTGGTATGATAAGATGGATTGGCCCGCAGATCTATTGATCCGATCCGTTAATTACACCCAGGGTCTACCTAAAATGCATCCTGCCTAACTTATATAGTTGTAAGACAAGTGtccaagattatttttaatcttgCTTTCAGGTGGGGTATCTactggtccacatcaaggtgggcccacataaccgACGAAGTAGGCCTCACTTGATGGATGTCCATATCAAAGTGTGGCCCtatatgatggacgatccacatccagCGGGGCCCACTGATGGACTGTCCATATCCTAGGTCTTACATGATGGAAGGCCTATATCCAAAGTGGCCTAACATGATGGTGATCCACAGAGAAGGTGTGCCCCACACGATGGATAGTTGAAATCGAAAGtggccccacattatggatggcccacatcaaagtgaggcctgacatgatggatggcctacatcaagtgggctccacataatggacGACCACATCAAATgtcacccctaatgatgaatggctccCATTCAAGGCCAGCCTTGAATGATGGATAGCCTACtttgaaggtggggc contains:
- the LOC131224881 gene encoding uncharacterized protein LOC131224881 — encoded protein: MAEQFCQSTGIPSESVSEALAISTPMRKSVVLTRRYPSCLVLVGKMFLPVDLFVMPMTGVDVILGMNWLAEYCTILDCSARIVMFHIPGLLVFLFVVKPRGEPLSSFLASVVKDSVTGCIEQLPVVCEYLNMF